One Roseimaritima multifibrata DNA window includes the following coding sequences:
- a CDS encoding ABC1 kinase family protein, which translates to MDLLNLNQHREEGKRLAEIVQVLGRYGLADWFAKVPVQSVRDLLASKETQAIADLPIGERLRLALTELGTTYIKLGQVLSTRADLVGPDIATELRKLQADTPADPAEVVRQTIMEELGQAPEELFAEFEAEAFSSASVGQVHRAKLADGQQVVLKVQHAGIQETVRIDLELLGKLAKLMEEYVPEARNYQPEATTREFRRTLLRELDFTCERSNMETFTRNFEGDETVHIPTPYKDRSSKRVLTMELLDGIPGSKPERLAEAGVDLNLLAKDAATIFMNMIFRDGFYHADPHPGNFFVLDGRVVGLLDCGMVGRLDDSTRELFEDLLLMLMQRDAEGLSDTLLRAGSAPADVDRVAFRADVSDLLVQYGSQSLEDFDIGGAIDQLMDIVRRHHIVMPSAASLLLKTLVMLEGTARLLSPNFSLNDVIAPFKNQLIRSRLDPKRLARRLQQSMRDVDRLVRNGPRNIADILDRAQSGKLQMTHQVNNLELVANRIVGGLLIASLLIASAMLLSNNVPPRLFGESIAGGLGFLVAAGFGTRLLWRIRKDIR; encoded by the coding sequence ATGGACTTACTGAACCTGAATCAACATCGTGAAGAAGGGAAGCGTCTGGCGGAAATCGTCCAGGTGCTGGGTCGCTATGGATTGGCAGATTGGTTCGCCAAGGTTCCAGTGCAGTCGGTTCGTGATCTGTTGGCGAGCAAGGAAACGCAGGCAATTGCGGACTTGCCCATCGGCGAACGACTGCGGTTGGCTCTGACGGAACTGGGGACGACCTATATCAAACTGGGGCAAGTCCTCAGCACACGAGCCGACCTGGTCGGGCCGGATATCGCAACGGAACTGCGAAAGCTGCAAGCCGATACACCGGCCGACCCGGCGGAAGTGGTGCGGCAAACGATCATGGAAGAACTGGGACAGGCACCGGAGGAACTGTTTGCGGAGTTTGAAGCGGAGGCGTTTTCTTCCGCATCGGTTGGTCAGGTGCATCGCGCGAAACTTGCCGACGGACAACAAGTCGTCCTGAAGGTCCAGCACGCTGGCATCCAGGAAACCGTTCGCATCGACCTGGAATTGCTCGGAAAGCTGGCGAAGCTGATGGAAGAGTACGTTCCGGAGGCCAGGAATTACCAGCCGGAGGCGACGACTCGCGAGTTTCGTCGCACGCTGCTGCGTGAATTGGATTTCACTTGCGAACGCAGCAACATGGAGACCTTCACACGCAACTTCGAGGGTGACGAAACGGTTCACATCCCCACGCCGTACAAAGACCGCTCCAGTAAACGCGTGCTGACGATGGAATTGCTGGACGGGATTCCAGGGTCAAAACCGGAACGTCTGGCCGAGGCAGGCGTGGATTTGAACCTGCTGGCCAAAGACGCTGCCACGATCTTTATGAACATGATTTTTCGGGACGGATTCTATCATGCCGACCCGCATCCGGGAAATTTCTTTGTGCTCGATGGTCGCGTGGTCGGACTGCTCGACTGTGGCATGGTCGGTCGGCTAGATGATTCCACGCGTGAGTTGTTTGAAGACCTGCTATTGATGCTGATGCAGCGAGATGCCGAGGGGCTATCCGATACTTTGTTGCGTGCCGGTTCCGCGCCGGCCGACGTGGATCGAGTGGCCTTTCGAGCCGATGTCAGTGATCTGTTGGTGCAATACGGATCACAGTCGCTGGAAGACTTTGATATCGGTGGAGCAATAGATCAGTTGATGGACATTGTTCGACGGCACCATATTGTGATGCCATCGGCCGCGTCGCTGCTGCTAAAGACATTGGTAATGCTGGAAGGGACCGCACGTCTGCTCAGTCCGAACTTCAGCCTCAATGACGTCATCGCACCCTTCAAGAACCAATTGATTCGGTCTCGCCTGGACCCCAAACGCTTAGCTCGCCGACTGCAACAGTCGATGCGTGACGTTGATCGCCTGGTGCGAAACGGTCCCCGAAACATCGCCGACATTCTCGATCGTGCGCAATCCGGCAAGCTGCAGATGACGCACCAGGTAAACAACCTCGAACTGGTCGCCAACCGCATTGTCGGTGGGTTACTGATCGCGTCGTTGCTAATCGCGTCAGCCATGCTGTTAAGCAACAACGTTCCGCCTCGTCTGTTCGGTGAGTCGATTGCCGGAGGCCTGGGCTTCCTGGTTGCCGCGGGATTCGGCACTCGCCTGCTTTGGCGAATCAGAAAAGACATCAGGTAA
- a CDS encoding DUF1214 domain-containing protein has product MARSNTSTECQSRIRWRRFTTIYFAPKASEGQEGNWLQTIPGKSWWIGLRMYGPEQPWIDKTWRPGEIELVK; this is encoded by the coding sequence TTGGCACGCTCGAATACTTCGACGGAGTGCCAAAGCCGAATACGGTGGAGACGGTTTACGACTATCTACTTTGCCCCCAAAGCGTCTGAAGGACAGGAGGGCAACTGGCTCCAGACCATCCCCGGCAAGAGTTGGTGGATCGGCTTGCGAATGTATGGTCCCGAGCAGCCATGGATCGACAAGACCTGGCGTCCGGGCGAGATCGAACTGGTGAAGTAA
- a CDS encoding HAD family hydrolase, giving the protein MIQQVMMGIGLTLMLAVSAMAQEQPLASSISSTRPTDPLGSWNDGPTKAAILQFVQDVTKEGGPKFVPPEQRIATFDNDGTLWCEQPVVQFEFAIHRIKAMAGDHPEWKELEPYKSVLAGDVQRLVDDLTNGGHEFLKVIETSHAGMSVEEFDRHVRDFFATAKHPKLKVAYTQLAYVPMVDLLAYLRANGFKTYICSGGGIDFMRAISEETYGIVPENVIGTNGRNVFKQVDGQWQLLKTADHLFFNDKATKPTGIDLHIGRKPIFAGGNVRSGGDIGMLTYCHSNSLPSFQLLVNHDDAKREFAYTEKDNASLKQAKAQGWNVVNIKSDWKTIFPNEQTTR; this is encoded by the coding sequence ATGATTCAACAAGTAATGATGGGAATCGGCCTGACTCTGATGCTGGCGGTATCGGCAATGGCCCAGGAGCAGCCGCTGGCTAGCAGCATCAGTAGTACACGGCCAACGGATCCGCTGGGATCATGGAATGACGGACCGACCAAAGCAGCGATCCTTCAGTTCGTGCAGGATGTCACCAAAGAGGGTGGCCCGAAGTTTGTCCCGCCTGAACAGCGGATCGCGACCTTCGACAACGACGGAACCTTATGGTGCGAACAACCGGTAGTGCAGTTTGAATTCGCGATTCATCGTATTAAGGCGATGGCAGGCGATCATCCCGAATGGAAGGAACTGGAACCGTATAAATCGGTGCTTGCCGGCGACGTGCAACGTCTCGTTGACGATCTGACAAACGGCGGACATGAATTTCTGAAAGTGATCGAAACGTCCCATGCCGGTATGTCGGTGGAAGAGTTTGATCGCCACGTCAGGGATTTCTTTGCGACCGCCAAACACCCGAAGCTTAAAGTGGCGTACACACAGCTCGCCTACGTACCGATGGTTGACTTGCTGGCTTATCTGCGTGCCAATGGGTTCAAGACCTATATCTGTTCCGGCGGCGGAATCGATTTCATGCGAGCCATCTCGGAAGAGACCTATGGGATTGTTCCGGAAAACGTGATCGGGACTAACGGCCGAAATGTGTTCAAACAGGTCGATGGCCAGTGGCAATTGTTAAAGACGGCAGACCACCTGTTCTTCAATGACAAGGCGACCAAGCCCACGGGAATTGATCTGCACATTGGTCGCAAACCGATCTTTGCAGGCGGAAATGTGCGCAGCGGTGGCGACATCGGAATGTTGACGTATTGCCACAGCAACTCTCTGCCGTCATTCCAATTGCTCGTCAATCACGATGATGCCAAACGCGAATTCGCGTACACGGAAAAAGACAACGCGTCACTCAAGCAGGCGAAGGCACAAGGTTGGAACGTCGTCAACATCAAGTCGGATTGGAAGACCATATTTCCAAACGAACAAACAACTCGGTAA
- a CDS encoding transposase — translation MNVEKIPFRGFDERGEVRVYYHGILPHWRQANCTYFVTFRLADALPAGVIREFEYERDQWLLHRGIDPKLLNAEGFDWKNIGVQLPKNDQRLYERTMATKLNKYLDAGHGSCVLKRPDLAKIVANSLTHFHGDRVLTGDYVVMPNHVHVLMRPINGFELEDILQAVKSFTANAINRKLGVNGPFWMRESYDHIVRDPEQLEAFQNYIRANPEKAMLTSHEYLFQNATYRLE, via the coding sequence ATGAACGTAGAGAAAATACCCTTTCGTGGTTTCGATGAACGAGGCGAAGTCCGCGTGTACTATCACGGAATTCTTCCCCATTGGCGTCAAGCGAACTGCACCTACTTTGTGACATTCCGACTTGCTGACGCGCTCCCAGCCGGTGTCATTCGCGAGTTTGAATACGAGCGTGACCAGTGGTTGCTTCATCGAGGCATCGACCCGAAGCTGCTAAACGCGGAGGGATTCGACTGGAAGAACATCGGTGTGCAATTGCCGAAGAACGATCAGCGTCTTTATGAACGGACCATGGCGACGAAGCTCAACAAGTATCTCGACGCGGGACACGGAAGTTGCGTGTTAAAGCGTCCTGATCTCGCAAAAATCGTCGCGAACTCGCTGACGCATTTTCACGGTGATCGCGTTCTAACCGGTGACTATGTCGTGATGCCGAATCATGTTCATGTGCTAATGCGACCGATCAATGGCTTCGAGTTGGAAGACATCTTGCAGGCTGTGAAAAGTTTCACTGCGAACGCGATCAATCGGAAGTTGGGGGTGAATGGACCATTTTGGATGCGAGAGAGTTATGACCACATCGTGCGAGACCCGGAACAATTGGAGGCGTTCCAGAACTACATTCGCGCAAATCCGGAGAAGGCAATGTTGACGTCGCACGAATACCTATTTCAAAACGCCACCTACCGCCTCGAATAG